In a genomic window of Brassica rapa cultivar Chiifu-401-42 chromosome A10, CAAS_Brap_v3.01, whole genome shotgun sequence:
- the LOC103846571 gene encoding uncharacterized protein LOC103846571: protein MSLVDYDDSSSSDDDVLPAAAEHKEALTQQPQQKQKPAPAPSITRRSLKEKEKSEELPQLPDALLLLESPRLTHVSGNDHASVVAAAMAESALRKREFNGKSSSLPRRSKLPRGNLPHFKNSPDTLGNVLVPPQLKGRSNVATEDMSRLFVKKRLDSSKARSPDQG from the exons ATGTCGCTGGTAGACTACGACGATTCTTCTTCATCCGACGACGATGTCTTACCTGCTGCGGCGGAGCACAAGGAAGCTCTCACACAACAACCGCAACAGAAACAGAAACCCGCTCCAGCTCCTTCAATTACACG GAGATCTTTAAAGGAGAAGGAAAAAAGTGAAGAGCTTCCTCAGCTACCAGATGCTTTACTTCTTCTGGAGTCACCGAGACTCACACATGTGAGTGGAAATGACCATGCCTCCGTTGTTGCAGCTGCAATGGCTGAAAGTGCATTACGGAAACGAGAGTTCAATGGgaaatcttcttctcttcctcgtCGTTCCAAGCTACCTAGAGGGAATCTGCCTCATTTCAAGAATAGCCCAGATACTTTGGGTAATGTCCTTGTGCCTCCTCAGCTCAAAGGAAG GAGCAATGTTGCCACAGAAGATATGAGCAGGCTTTTTGTGAAAAAACGACTAGACTCCTCCAAGGCAAGATCTCCTGATCAGGGATAG